The Dehalogenimonas sp. THU2 genome has a window encoding:
- a CDS encoding two-component regulator propeller domain-containing protein: protein MGKTSNPHWNTVNRRNLAKVRNMIAAVTLLTLSSVGFIFPSPLQGSGSQVGVAFEHITSEQGLPNDVVYSIIQDKQGFMWFAGEGGLIRYDGYVMKVYQNDPLDPSSIAGNNISQILEDKDGFIWCSLWGAGIDRFDPRTDTFTHFKNDPANPNSLSDDRAHVIYQDTGGIIWFGTYAGGLNRFDPDAQTFTHFQHSDNDPHSLSQDRVWSVAEDKAGNLWVGTNDGLNMFDRATGKFTHYKNDPQNPRSLSNNESRWIFVDQAGTVWVSTSGGLNRYDPATDDFTRYVHDPNNPSSLSNNIAYKICEDQYQRLWIGTKGIDTGGLNVFDPKTQQFTSYGYDPNNPASISHNDIRDVFIDRSGILWVGTRGGGVNKLDLKPLKFQHVASNPNLPNTLHGTTVFSLAEDNAGNLWIGTDGGGLNVYNPDSGLFAYYDMKNSTISNDSALSMQIDRTGSLWLGTKGGGLNYFDPQTAQFTVYKNDPADPNSLSNDQVYALLLDRDGRLWIGTDNGLNLFNPNDQTFTNFMHDPQTLNGLSNKSVLSLLQGRDGAVWIGTWGGGVNKLVIDSSGKPHFTVFRRDVNNPNSLSNDEVTTLLEDARGNIWVGTNGGLNKLDPNSGVCTRYLVEQGLPNNDVAALLQDDTGMLWISTSAGLARFDLKGQTFHTYDVTDGLQSNHFKDGAVFRSRSGQFFFGGVGGYSYFYPSEINNNSTPPPVVLTSFKVFERPVPSSTSDSYLETIELTHNDKFISFEFAALDYTNTAKNRYAYKLEGFDTDWVDAGQRHYASYTNLDAGQYLFRVKASNSDGVWNEQGVALHITILPPWWETLWFRGLSGVLLIVAVMATFQWRTRSIITQKNHLERQVTERTNELVIAKEQADSAAKAKADFLANMSHEIRTPMNAIIGFSGLALKTNLDKRQVDYIQKIQQSGTHLLGIINDVLDFSKIEAGKLYLEQTEFELEKVLGNVSNLISEKAFSKNLELIFQVDRDIPKYLIGDPLRIGQVLVNYANNAVKFTEKGEVLVSVKIEEETADNLLIKYSVKDTGIGLTDEQIGKLFQSFQQADTSTSRKFGGTGLGLAISKQLANLMGGDVGVESEFGKGSTFWFTARLGKGTATGRSLLPKPVLCGRRILVVDDNEDCRSVMKDMLEDMTFRVSLADSGSAALTEIKSAIDSNKPYDVILLDWRMPSMDGIETARVIRKMGLTENPHLVLVSAHGREELFNEARLAGLEDVLVKPVAPSTLFDTMMHLLGCDTEKVAAECRGTSTAYQISSSLKGRKILLVEDNEVNQELAIELLTAAGFEVQTADNGQQAIEMLKQWSYDAVLMDMQMPVMDGITATREIRKTEKFHNLPIIAMTANVMKGDIDRCIECGMNDHIAKPIDTDELMSKLVKWIEKKPGDEQVHIVETRPPDRASESPVELPIICDLDTSNAVKRMMGNRGLYLKMLTKYAESQANVVSNIRTSLDAKDFETAERIAHTAKGVSGNIGATGVQELAGQLESHIKNRAPLETIEEVFALFSFTQSELLNNLREKLRRSDGEVEKVESVEFDREHTLEVRRELLSLLEESDSEAAELFEQERGPLRALFGDEHYRAIDKSIKNYDFESAVTLIRKQMNKPD, encoded by the coding sequence ATGGGTAAAACAAGTAATCCACATTGGAACACTGTGAACCGACGAAACCTGGCAAAAGTTCGCAATATGATCGCCGCGGTAACATTGCTGACGTTAAGCTCTGTTGGATTTATATTCCCCTCACCTTTGCAAGGATCGGGCAGCCAAGTCGGAGTAGCATTCGAGCACATCACTTCAGAGCAGGGTTTACCAAATGATGTGGTATATTCCATTATCCAGGACAAACAGGGGTTCATGTGGTTTGCCGGGGAAGGCGGATTGATAAGATATGATGGCTATGTCATGAAAGTCTATCAAAATGATCCGTTGGATCCCTCTTCGATCGCCGGCAATAATATAAGTCAAATTTTAGAAGATAAAGATGGATTTATCTGGTGTTCTCTTTGGGGAGCTGGGATAGATCGTTTCGATCCACGGACCGACACCTTCACCCATTTCAAGAATGATCCAGCGAATCCGAACAGTCTGAGTGATGACCGGGCACATGTGATCTATCAGGACACAGGCGGGATTATTTGGTTTGGGACATACGCAGGGGGACTGAATCGTTTTGACCCGGATGCCCAAACCTTCACTCATTTTCAACACTCTGACAATGATCCCCACAGCCTGAGCCAGGATCGTGTATGGTCAGTCGCGGAAGACAAAGCTGGCAACCTGTGGGTAGGCACGAATGACGGATTGAATATGTTCGATCGTGCAACCGGAAAATTCACGCACTACAAAAATGACCCCCAAAACCCCCGCAGCCTGAGCAACAACGAATCGCGCTGGATTTTCGTTGATCAGGCTGGGACTGTTTGGGTGTCCACTAGCGGTGGCTTAAACCGCTACGATCCTGCCACCGATGATTTCACCCGGTATGTGCACGATCCCAATAACCCTAGTAGTTTGAGCAACAATATCGCTTATAAAATCTGCGAAGACCAGTATCAACGTCTGTGGATCGGTACAAAAGGAATTGATACCGGCGGCCTGAATGTGTTCGATCCAAAAACCCAGCAATTTACCTCCTACGGTTATGATCCGAATAATCCCGCCAGCATTAGCCATAATGATATCCGGGATGTATTCATAGACCGTTCAGGGATATTATGGGTTGGAACTCGCGGCGGTGGGGTGAATAAACTTGACCTCAAACCTCTAAAATTTCAACACGTTGCCTCTAACCCGAATTTGCCCAACACCCTGCATGGGACGACGGTGTTCTCGCTCGCGGAAGACAACGCTGGTAACCTTTGGATCGGAACGGATGGCGGCGGGTTGAATGTCTATAACCCTGACAGCGGACTGTTTGCATATTATGACATGAAGAACAGCACCATTAGCAACGATTCAGCACTCTCAATGCAAATCGACAGGACCGGTTCGCTCTGGCTGGGTACCAAGGGGGGCGGATTGAATTATTTCGACCCACAAACGGCTCAATTCACGGTGTATAAGAATGACCCCGCCGATCCGAACAGCCTGAGCAATGATCAGGTGTACGCCCTGCTACTGGATCGGGACGGCCGTTTGTGGATTGGCACAGATAATGGGTTGAATCTTTTTAATCCAAATGATCAAACCTTCACCAATTTTATGCATGATCCTCAAACCCTGAATGGTTTAAGCAACAAAAGTGTGCTTAGTCTATTACAAGGTCGGGATGGCGCGGTGTGGATCGGCACATGGGGTGGAGGGGTCAATAAACTGGTGATTGATTCATCTGGCAAACCTCACTTCACGGTTTTCCGGCGTGACGTGAACAACCCCAACAGTCTCAGCAATGATGAAGTTACGACATTGCTGGAGGATGCCAGGGGAAACATATGGGTTGGCACTAATGGTGGCTTGAACAAATTGGATCCGAACAGCGGAGTGTGCACACGCTACCTGGTTGAGCAAGGTCTGCCAAACAACGATGTCGCCGCGTTGCTCCAGGATGACACTGGGATGCTCTGGATCAGCACCTCTGCCGGGCTGGCTCGTTTCGATCTCAAGGGCCAAACCTTCCACACTTATGATGTCACGGATGGCCTGCAATCCAATCATTTTAAGGATGGTGCGGTATTTCGCAGCCGATCCGGGCAATTCTTTTTTGGGGGCGTTGGCGGTTATAGTTATTTCTACCCTTCTGAGATCAATAATAACTCGACACCTCCACCGGTTGTGCTAACCAGTTTCAAGGTTTTTGAACGACCCGTCCCTTCATCAACTTCTGATTCATATCTGGAAACCATTGAACTCACACATAACGACAAGTTTATATCGTTTGAGTTTGCCGCATTGGATTATACCAATACGGCAAAGAACCGCTACGCGTACAAATTGGAGGGGTTCGATACTGATTGGGTTGATGCCGGCCAGAGGCATTACGCAAGTTATACCAATCTTGATGCCGGCCAATACTTGTTCCGGGTTAAGGCCTCAAATAGCGATGGCGTGTGGAATGAACAAGGCGTCGCATTGCACATCACCATTTTACCGCCATGGTGGGAGACCTTGTGGTTTCGCGGCTTGTCAGGAGTCTTACTAATTGTGGCCGTGATGGCTACTTTTCAATGGCGTACAAGATCGATCATCACACAGAAAAATCACCTTGAACGGCAAGTGACTGAACGTACCAATGAACTGGTTATTGCCAAAGAGCAGGCTGACTCGGCAGCCAAGGCCAAGGCCGATTTTCTGGCAAATATGAGCCATGAGATCCGGACGCCAATGAATGCCATTATTGGTTTCTCTGGTTTGGCTCTAAAAACGAATCTGGATAAACGACAGGTAGACTATATCCAGAAAATCCAACAATCGGGTACCCACCTGCTAGGCATCATTAACGATGTTCTTGATTTTTCCAAAATTGAAGCAGGCAAGTTGTATCTGGAACAAACGGAATTTGAATTAGAAAAAGTGCTGGGGAATGTATCCAATCTTATCTCGGAAAAGGCATTTTCAAAAAACCTTGAGCTAATATTCCAGGTCGACCGGGATATCCCCAAGTACCTGATCGGAGATCCTTTACGTATAGGGCAGGTGTTAGTAAATTACGCTAATAATGCCGTCAAATTTACTGAAAAGGGTGAGGTCTTGGTCTCGGTTAAAATTGAGGAAGAAACCGCGGACAACCTGCTGATAAAATATTCCGTTAAAGATACTGGTATCGGTCTGACAGACGAGCAAATCGGTAAGCTCTTTCAATCATTCCAGCAGGCAGATACTTCTACATCCAGGAAATTCGGAGGGACAGGATTAGGACTGGCCATTTCCAAGCAATTGGCCAACCTTATGGGTGGAGATGTTGGTGTAGAAAGCGAGTTTGGGAAAGGCAGCACTTTCTGGTTTACTGCACGACTGGGGAAGGGAACGGCCACAGGTAGGAGTCTCCTGCCGAAGCCCGTTTTATGCGGGCGGCGGATACTTGTCGTGGACGATAACGAAGACTGCCGGTCAGTCATGAAGGATATGCTTGAAGACATGACTTTTAGGGTGAGTTTAGCTGATTCCGGCAGTGCAGCTTTAACGGAAATCAAGTCTGCGATTGATTCGAATAAACCGTATGACGTCATCCTTCTCGATTGGAGAATGCCATCGATGGATGGCATTGAAACCGCCAGGGTTATCCGTAAAATGGGCCTGACTGAAAACCCGCATTTGGTGTTAGTCTCGGCACACGGTCGCGAAGAGCTCTTCAATGAGGCCAGGCTAGCGGGTCTAGAGGACGTGCTGGTTAAGCCTGTCGCACCGTCTACCCTCTTTGACACAATGATGCATCTGCTGGGATGCGATACTGAAAAGGTTGCCGCTGAATGCCGGGGAACGTCAACCGCTTATCAAATATCATCATCCCTTAAAGGTCGCAAAATATTATTAGTTGAAGATAACGAAGTAAACCAGGAACTCGCCATCGAATTGCTCACCGCGGCGGGCTTCGAGGTTCAAACGGCAGATAATGGCCAACAAGCCATTGAAATGCTGAAACAATGGTCTTATGATGCCGTTCTCATGGACATGCAGATGCCAGTGATGGATGGAATCACGGCAACCCGTGAAATCAGGAAAACGGAAAAATTCCATAATTTACCGATCATCGCCATGACAGCCAATGTCATGAAGGGGGACATTGATAGGTGCATAGAATGCGGGATGAATGACCACATAGCAAAGCCTATCGATACTGATGAATTGATGTCCAAATTGGTAAAGTGGATCGAAAAAAAGCCTGGGGACGAGCAGGTTCATATCGTTGAAACACGGCCTCCGGACAGAGCATCGGAGTCTCCGGTCGAGCTTCCTATCATCTGTGATCTGGATACGAGCAACGCAGTAAAACGGATGATGGGAAACCGGGGACTGTACCTTAAAATGCTAACAAAATATGCCGAATCCCAGGCCAATGTCGTATCGAATATCCGCACGAGCCTGGATGCGAAGGACTTCGAAACCGCTGAAAGGATAGCTCATACCGCCAAAGGAGTCAGCGGCAACATCGGAGCCACCGGAGTGCAGGAACTGGCTGGACAACTGGAAAGTCACATCAAAAACCGAGCCCCACTGGAAACGATAGAGGAAGTATTCGCATTGTTCTCGTTTACTCAGTCGGAGCTGTTGAACAATCTCAGGGAAAAGCTGCGACGATCCGATGGGGAAGTTGAGAAAGTAGAATCGGTAGAATTTGACCGTGAACACACTCTGGAAGTTCGCCGAGAACTGTTAAGCCTGTTAGAAGAAAGTGACAGTGAGGCCGCCGAGCTGTTTGAACAAGAACGAGGACCTTTACGCGCACTATTTGGCGATGAGCATTATCGGGCTATCGATAAAAGCATTAAGAATTATGATTTTGAAAGTGCTGTCACATTAATCAGGAAACAAATGAATAAACCGGATTAA
- a CDS encoding V4R domain-containing protein, producing the protein MFKEPRAESLFDWSMLGDIELGRPNLGPGTVVAVYRLMQFTLRDALIQEFGVEAAERIFYKAGEKAGQELFKNLINEKSDFTLFIQELEELLTKLKIGILRIEKSDLDKLEFTLTVAEDLDCSGLPISDETICTYDEGFIAGLLKEFTGKDFNVKEVDCWCSGDRVCRFEVKPVA; encoded by the coding sequence ATGTTTAAAGAACCACGGGCGGAATCTTTATTTGACTGGAGTATGCTGGGAGATATTGAATTGGGTCGGCCCAATCTTGGTCCCGGTACTGTAGTTGCGGTGTATCGCCTGATGCAATTTACATTGCGGGATGCCTTAATACAGGAATTCGGCGTTGAGGCGGCGGAACGAATATTTTATAAAGCCGGAGAAAAAGCCGGACAGGAGCTGTTCAAAAATCTCATCAACGAAAAATCCGATTTCACTCTGTTTATCCAGGAACTGGAAGAATTGCTGACTAAATTGAAAATCGGAATATTAAGAATTGAGAAATCAGATCTGGACAAGCTGGAATTCACGCTCACAGTGGCCGAGGATCTGGATTGCTCCGGACTGCCCATTAGCGACGAAACCATTTGCACTTATGATGAGGGATTCATCGCCGGATTGTTGAAAGAGTTCACCGGGAAGGATTTCAACGTCAAGGAAGTCGATTGCTGGTGTTCAGGTGATCGGGTATGCCGATTTGAAGTAAAACCAGTAGCTTAG
- a CDS encoding PocR ligand-binding domain-containing protein yields the protein MDDNRRKSALFDIQCQNDSDKDDILTNTPTIHTILDQSLFGVVLVSKNKRIVWANIAACELMGFENSAQVSGRSCTDCFCTAEQYACPILDLHQTIDNSERMLKQIDGNLIPIIKSVKNINLGGEDLLLEFFTDISKQKSNELSLQKSLKQTQGILDNLLDAYFQADLGGKFTIVSSCAAKMYGYENEQQMIGLPAESLYENHAEREALIKRLRSEGRITDYVCQGKRKDNTAFWVSMNIQLVRDDAGQVIGTESMVRDISERINASIENQRLQQQTLLEMERFNKLALRREERIRELKQQLNNLAIESGKPPIFLSCETSETGDEENRTPFEPVRADVEEVHLEELLDVVRLKTLIDNYCNSMGIAAAVIDLKGQVLVASHWQRACTEFHRNNTDSLSRCIESDTELALNLNQGKDFSIYKCKNGLVDAASPIYVFDKHVANLFIGQFLTQPPDMDFFDRQAEKYGFDKTEYRKSIKEVPVVDEQNLNSIMGFLTGLAKTVASISFERNRALQAEASIALKMVEIQKQHDAAMSLAEDEIQARKEIETLKEQLESLVSQRTAELHSSEERCHLLLQSASEGFFGVDTNGRMTFINQAALKMLRYEEKELIGAPVHGKIHHSYSDNTPYPIESCVMCDSYAKGVKLTLQKDIFWNKTGSNFPVEYSSDPLFRNNRLIGAVVAFKDITERQKVENKLTEKMQELERFNRLTVEREKKMIELKNEINTLLTNSGLDPKYKIVV from the coding sequence TTGGATGATAACAGAAGAAAGTCCGCCCTGTTCGATATCCAGTGCCAGAATGACTCTGATAAAGACGATATTCTCACAAACACGCCCACCATCCACACAATTTTGGATCAATCTCTATTCGGTGTTGTTTTAGTCTCCAAAAACAAGAGAATAGTTTGGGCTAATATAGCAGCTTGTGAATTGATGGGATTTGAGAATTCCGCGCAGGTATCTGGCCGATCCTGTACTGATTGTTTCTGCACGGCAGAGCAATACGCCTGCCCGATTTTAGACCTGCATCAGACAATTGACAATAGCGAGCGCATGTTAAAACAGATTGACGGTAATCTGATCCCAATAATCAAATCCGTTAAAAACATCAATCTTGGTGGGGAAGATCTTCTCCTGGAATTTTTTACCGATATTTCCAAACAGAAGAGTAACGAGCTCTCTCTCCAGAAAAGCCTCAAACAAACACAAGGAATCCTGGATAATCTCCTCGATGCCTATTTCCAGGCCGATCTCGGCGGAAAATTCACCATCGTCAGTTCATGCGCGGCAAAGATGTATGGATATGAGAATGAGCAACAGATGATTGGTTTGCCCGCCGAGTCATTGTATGAGAACCATGCCGAAAGAGAAGCGTTGATAAAACGCCTGAGATCAGAAGGGCGTATCACTGATTATGTATGCCAGGGGAAAAGGAAAGACAATACCGCTTTCTGGGTTTCCATGAATATTCAGTTGGTTCGTGATGACGCCGGACAGGTAATCGGCACTGAGAGTATGGTCAGAGATATCTCCGAACGTATAAATGCATCCATTGAAAATCAACGCCTTCAACAGCAAACATTACTGGAAATGGAACGTTTCAATAAGCTAGCTTTACGCCGCGAGGAACGTATACGGGAACTCAAACAGCAGCTGAATAACCTGGCAATTGAGTCTGGAAAACCACCGATTTTTTTAAGTTGTGAGACATCTGAGACGGGGGACGAAGAAAATAGAACTCCCTTTGAACCGGTAAGGGCTGATGTAGAAGAAGTGCACCTGGAAGAACTCCTGGATGTCGTCCGACTTAAAACACTGATCGATAACTACTGCAATTCGATGGGGATCGCCGCGGCTGTAATCGATCTTAAAGGTCAGGTGCTTGTTGCGTCGCATTGGCAACGGGCTTGCACAGAATTCCATCGTAATAACACCGATAGCCTTAGCAGATGTATAGAAAGCGACACTGAACTTGCGCTGAACTTGAACCAGGGAAAGGATTTTTCAATCTACAAGTGTAAAAACGGTTTGGTTGATGCCGCATCGCCGATTTATGTGTTTGATAAACATGTAGCCAATCTCTTCATAGGGCAATTTCTTACCCAACCGCCGGACATGGATTTCTTTGACAGGCAAGCGGAAAAATACGGCTTTGATAAGACGGAGTATAGGAAAAGCATCAAGGAAGTACCGGTTGTCGATGAACAAAACCTGAATTCGATAATGGGTTTTTTGACAGGCTTGGCAAAAACCGTAGCGTCAATTTCGTTTGAGCGAAACAGGGCATTGCAGGCTGAGGCAAGTATTGCTTTAAAAATGGTGGAAATACAGAAACAACACGACGCCGCGATGAGCCTGGCGGAAGACGAGATCCAAGCTCGCAAAGAAATAGAAACCCTGAAGGAACAACTTGAGTCCCTGGTTAGTCAGCGAACGGCAGAGCTCCATAGCAGTGAAGAACGCTGTCATCTTTTGCTTCAATCTGCCAGTGAAGGATTTTTCGGCGTAGATACCAACGGACGTATGACCTTCATAAATCAAGCGGCTTTAAAAATGCTTCGATATGAAGAAAAGGAGTTAATCGGCGCGCCTGTTCATGGTAAAATCCACCATTCTTACAGCGACAACACTCCTTATCCAATCGAATCCTGCGTTATGTGCGATTCGTATGCCAAAGGTGTGAAACTAACCCTACAGAAAGATATATTCTGGAATAAAACTGGATCAAATTTTCCGGTCGAATATTCAAGCGACCCGCTATTTCGTAACAATAGACTGATCGGCGCGGTTGTTGCTTTCAAGGATATAACGGAGCGGCAAAAGGTTGAAAATAAACTCACGGAGAAAATGCAGGAGCTTGAGAGATTTAACCGCCTCACTGTTGAGAGAGAAAAAAAGATGATTGAATTGAAAAACGAGATCAATACACTCTTGACGAACAGCGGCCTGGATCCCAAATACAAGATAGTCGTATAA